One window of the bacterium genome contains the following:
- a CDS encoding Stp1/IreP family PP2C-type Ser/Thr phosphatase, producing MKIESYGISNVGMKRNQNEDSYLINDEMGLYMVADGMGGHLGGEYASKLAVSTVEDVLRNLRFDPDATQIRGVNEEDSDPGNQLSHAIREAGRRIHDQALFDENLRGMGTTAVAVLFQSPYLYIANVGDSRAYLVRNGKIEQVTEDHSLVSEQVKAGMISASDARGHKLKNIITRSVGYQEEVDCDVVRREAKHGDKLLLCSDGLSNLVEDSEIEQIIEKYDLHEACEKLVNSANSRGGDDNITVVILQVDDIP from the coding sequence ATGAAAATCGAATCTTACGGAATCTCCAACGTTGGCATGAAGCGCAACCAGAATGAGGATTCCTACCTCATCAACGATGAGATGGGCCTCTACATGGTTGCCGACGGCATGGGTGGCCATTTGGGCGGCGAATATGCTTCCAAGCTGGCGGTTTCGACCGTCGAGGACGTCCTCCGCAATCTCCGCTTCGACCCCGATGCGACCCAGATCCGGGGAGTCAACGAAGAGGATTCCGATCCCGGCAACCAGCTCAGCCATGCGATCCGGGAAGCCGGCCGGCGGATTCACGATCAGGCCCTTTTTGACGAGAACCTCCGGGGGATGGGGACCACGGCGGTGGCCGTCCTCTTCCAATCGCCTTATCTATATATAGCCAATGTCGGGGACTCCCGGGCCTATTTGGTCCGAAACGGCAAGATTGAGCAGGTCACCGAGGACCATTCCCTGGTCAGCGAGCAGGTCAAGGCTGGGATGATCTCGGCCAGCGATGCCCGCGGCCATAAGCTCAAAAACATCATCACCCGGTCGGTCGGCTACCAGGAAGAGGTCGATTGCGACGTCGTCCGGCGGGAAGCCAAGCACGGCGACAAGCTATTGCTCTGCTCGGATGGCCTTTCCAACCTGGTCGAGGACTCCGAGATCGAGCAAATCATCGAAAAATACGACCTCCATGAGGCCTGCGAGAAGCTGGTCAATTCGGCCAACAGCCGGGGTGGCGACGACAACATTACGGTTGTCATCTTGCAAGTTGATGATATCCCTTAG
- a CDS encoding M23 family metallopeptidase: MSRKTTNLVIIDDDGFGARALNLSQTSLRLVGALFAFFLIFSTVMTWGFLYYRAKSSKGESSTVAQLEQEKAQLVAKIGALEGNLKRIEKFTEKLEASIGVESGKLNKGVGPITEQENLGEFLNRVNNLPKLSSRSLARDWRAGKFDEAFYEKMGLKLDELAEFAINLEDRVNEVYEANEDRISFWASTPSLWPTQGWITSGFGYRLSPWGEGVRMHKGIDIASPYGSAVFAPSDGTVVYSGYKGGYGNTVIIDHGYGISTLYGHNSELFVAEGDKITRGMKISAVGNTGASTGPHLHYEVHVDGIPTDPSKYIFE, encoded by the coding sequence TTGAGCCGTAAGACCACCAATCTGGTGATTATCGACGACGACGGTTTTGGTGCCCGAGCACTGAACCTCTCGCAGACCAGCCTCCGTCTGGTTGGGGCGCTTTTCGCATTTTTCCTGATCTTTTCGACGGTCATGACCTGGGGCTTCCTGTATTACCGGGCCAAGAGCAGCAAGGGTGAGTCCTCCACCGTGGCTCAGCTCGAGCAGGAGAAAGCCCAGCTGGTCGCCAAAATCGGCGCCCTCGAAGGCAACCTCAAGCGGATCGAGAAGTTCACCGAGAAGCTCGAAGCCTCCATCGGCGTTGAGTCCGGCAAGCTCAACAAGGGCGTCGGCCCCATCACCGAGCAAGAAAATCTTGGCGAATTCCTCAATCGTGTCAATAACTTGCCTAAGCTTTCCTCGCGCTCGCTGGCGCGGGATTGGCGGGCCGGCAAATTCGACGAGGCCTTCTACGAGAAGATGGGCCTGAAGCTCGACGAGCTGGCCGAGTTCGCCATCAACCTCGAAGACCGGGTCAACGAAGTTTACGAGGCCAACGAAGACCGGATCTCCTTCTGGGCTTCCACCCCCTCGCTGTGGCCGACCCAGGGTTGGATCACCTCCGGTTTCGGCTACCGGCTTTCGCCTTGGGGCGAAGGGGTCCGAATGCACAAGGGCATCGACATCGCCTCGCCCTATGGCAGCGCGGTTTTCGCTCCCTCCGACGGCACGGTCGTTTATTCCGGCTATAAAGGCGGCTATGGCAACACCGTCATCATCGACCATGGCTATGGCATCAGCACCCTTTACGGCCACAATTCCGAGCTCTTCGTGGCCGAGGGCGACAAGATCACCCGTGGGATGAAAATTTCGGCGGTCGGCAACACCGGCGCCTCCACCGGGCCGCATCTCCACTACGAAGTGCATGTCGACGGCATTCCCACCGATCCTTCCAAATACATTTTTGAATAA